AACTCGGAATCACTGAACCATAATTGGCGCAATTTAGAAAACTGTATGATGTGCACCCTTATGGAGAGGAGCTTATAAACCCAAGCTTATGACTTTGAGCTAAACTTATCTTCCTATCTTTCCTCTTTCAGTGCTAAGCAAAATCTATCAAAGGTGGTGGATAAAATCACAGTGGAGAGACATCTTTTTCAAGGACTTATATCGGCGAGTGGAATAAATTGGGCGAAAGATCCTGAACTGGCAGATCTGATGATTCAGTTGGGGGAGACACCAAAGTTTGAATAATTGGACATAGATATTGGTACACAGATAAATGTGAAGTCGTGCCAATAATTCTCGTCAGAGAGATGCTTAAAGTCTCACCACTGTAAACTGAGCTCTgttccaactacatgtatatatattattaTTTTCTATGCTCCTCGGCATCTTTATGATACATTTTTATAATAAATTGCATTTTTATTGAGATACTTATTTCATGTCACTTTTTTGCACATGGTGAAAGATGTCATTGATTGGCGAGACAGATATCTTCCCTTTCTGGGCCCCATGCTGCACTTGCCCATTTATGGGCTTCCCTCATATCATGCAGAGGAGGTTAGAAGGAAAGATTGTGGCTGCTGAGACAAATGACAACTCCCGACATCCCCACGTAAAGTCCTCTCTGCAGATATAAAAGCAGTTCAAGCAGGCTACCCTTggagaaacttgtcacaacaCTAGATCACAACGAATCTATGACCCATTCTCTGTTGCTTTAGTTAATCCTGACTATCTGAAAATGTGACATCCTGGAGATCTTGTTGAATTTCTTGATTTCCTCATTCCTTCGTTGCGTATACATCTTGGTTGCACAGAACTGGTCCTTCACCTTGTGATATTGCTCCGAATACCGTTACCCCTTTGGTTGTTGCTCTATTTCTTTCTTGGAACACCCTATACAGATTCTGTTCGCAACAGACTTCTCAAAAGTATCTGTCATTGCAGACATGTGatggaaaatgaaaaaacaaatgCACACAGCCCGTTTAGAGGAAAGTTTACTTTATTACCATAACAACATTAGATCTGGTAAGTTGAACTGAATTGGAATTGCTCTTGATTACAAATAAAACCTTGAATAAACACGAAGGAAGCTTGCCAGCATCCGGATTACAGTAAATTTTTCTTTCTAATCAGAAGTCCAGCTTCATACATAGATATTAAACTGGCAAAAATCTTTTGTCCTAAATACTGACAATAAGTAGCTAAAAATTTGAAACTGCCTTCAGATTGTaaattttgccccccccctaGCAAATGATTAGTCTCCCTCTTGGATAGATGATATGAGATCTaaagtttacatgtacatgtatgttggtggCAAAGTGGAAGCACAACTCACAACACAACAGATTTACTACAAACACATAAAAGTCAAGATGGTATCACCTGTGTTgattacatgtatcaacatttGGTCCTTTTTTTTCATTAGTTCACACATCCTACGACAAAGACAAGCAAATTGTGGCATTTGGATACATGCACATGACATATTGTAAACATGAATATCAGAATTAGAATCAGCAGTAGATAAATTCAAAGAAGACAAAGAATAATGACTCCTTTACATTACTCTCATCAGTGGTGAAATATCAAGGGAAAAAAGTGTATGAAGCACCTAAACGACTGCACTCAGTACAGCTTAACAAAGAAGTTGATTACTCTGCAACCGCAATGTTTCAACGCCCCCAGACCCCCTCCTGGGAATCATCTATTTTGGTATTGTGCATTAGAGGGGTAACTGGATGAACCATCCCTGCCAGGGGGGCACCATTTCCTCCCTTTCACATTTTGACAACCCTATAACGGTAATTTCAATTACATTTTCTTTCCCACGAGCACATATTTTTGCGATTACTGGTAACTGTAAAATTAAGGCATGCAAACATTTTAAGTATTTCTGTATTCAATGATGATCAGTTTGTTCGACTTTGCCGAGATCATGAAAACCTTGTAAAATATTGCAACTGAAATTTTTTCACAAAGTGTTCTGGTCTGCCAACCATGTTTGAGTCAACCCCCTCACAAAATTCGAGAATATTTAAATCAGAAAAACTGTTCCTCTTCTCTAAATAGTCATAACAAAATAAAATCTCAATTATATTATATAATGGTAACAATTACACTATCATACACAGCACCATTATACAATTCTATACATGTTTGCTCGACAAACTAGCAAAACACAACACTAAATTACTTGTGTGTGCATCACAATAATCTTGAGTTTCATAGAAAAGTGATTGATAAAATATTAACATAGGAAACTGGCATTTACCAAGATCAACTGGCCTTGAAAACAGGCAACCTAATCAAAAGTCAGTCAGAGTGAAAGTGTTGTGTGGTCTGAGTCATTTACtcttttgaccaatcagcaagGCCAATTGTGGTACTTGCTATTAGTCTTGATTTATTTGCCAGTGTGTGGTGTGATTTACAGACAGACAATGATATTTTTCAGAACTACATGCAGATGACAAACAAAAGCTTACTAAGTACTGACCCCACTGCCATGTACCTGACAATGATATAATATGTCTACGATTCTTGCTTATATATTCAGATTAATACCTTTGTACATGTCAGACTTGTACTTTTCACTCAAGTAACAATTCTATCGGAGATTCTATTGAATGCATTTTGGGCCATCAAGAGTTAACATTCACTCACAAATCTGCTCATTTTCAATCTGGTATAGGGTACTCTAGATAAATGTTCAAGATGATTGGAGATCTAAGCAGCATAGAGCAAGCAGACCATAACAAACATTGGAAGTTTTGTAACTAGAGGACTACTTTTAAAACAAGGTTTACAAAACAAAGGGCAACGGTACAACATACATGAAACATCAAATCACTCAACCAGACATAATTCAGACAACTTTGCACTACCCCAGAACTACAACATCTATAATAACcaggtacaaaatacaaaaatactTTGGCATAAAAGCTTTCGGTCAAGCAGCAGATTTTGATGAGTTAAAACAGCCTTTTAAGAAGAACAATGCCAAGGAAATATGGAAGTATAGATTATCCATGGGTATATTGTCTGTCAATCTGCCTTCCTGTTCCTGGACTACCAAGTATGTACAGAGAGTAGGCCTcttcccctcccccccccccccaatttaaCAGAAAGTTTACTCCACAGAGCAGATTGTAATTCATCCTTTTCTTCATGAGTGGCCAAGAAATGTCagcctctgacatgtctgaagatacggtatcactattatcatgctTGCATTATTTCACGTTTGTCCGATTGAAACTATTCCAGACTTCTAAATTCAATTTTTATTGTTTTAACTTTAGATACATAAGTCATAATCACAGATACAAAACAACATGCTAAATTCTTAATACTGTAAAACTACTCTCCAATTGAACTTTTTATTGCCTCTACTTGTCATCGGCAGCACTGGAGGTTCCACTAACGACCATTTTCGACCTTGTTGACTTTCTTTACAGTGCACAAGAGAGCAATAGGGAATGTTCTGCACCATTTGGAAAAACTTGTCGTTGAGGACAGGAGTGCGGCCAGTGAGCTGCCTCGTCATCGTGTCGATTGTACCCGCATGACCAACAATGAATATGTTTCCAACTGAAAAAGAACATGAGCTGTATTGACTAATCATAGATCAATGATACTACCCGTCGCCAGCTAACACCAGACAGTTTTACGTATACGCTAGCTACATGTATCACCCTTTTAGCACAACGAATATGGTTGCTGAACCTATAAGTGTTGTCACCGAGGCATTAACAGGCTTCATCACTGGACAACATGCTGACCACTCAACTTGTTTCCTGCCAAACACGTGGTACACTGGTCTCACCTGCTTGATGATTCTCTATCAACTTCCTGACAAACACATGGTTCCTGTTGTAATACGCTTCTATTGACTCCTCAGGGTTCAAGTCAGAGGTTTTCATTTGAGGTACGTAACTCAGGTCAATGTTGTAGCCCAATTCCTTGAACTCTTcaggagaaaaccattcgggcaTGTCTTGTTTATGCCAGCCTAACCATTCGAAGACGTCACAATCAAGCCTGAGAGGTACTGATGTACTCAAGCCCATCCCTAGAAGAAATAAGATATTCTCAATGATATCCACAACAACTCTTTGTTACTCAATAGCTGTGCAAGATCCATCTTGATACTGATAAATTCCTGCCTAAATTTGGTGtgtttacatgtatagtagATGCACACATAACTTCCTGCTTGATAGAAACGAAGAGCTAATGATGGGCTGGGGGGAGGCATAATAAATAATGACATCCCTGAAATGATTTTGTCTTACCTTCCAAACAAGCAGACGCAGTCTGTACACATCTTAAAGCAGGCGACACATAAGCAAAGTCGATTTGAACCCCAGCTTCCTTCATTGCCTCTCCTGAAAAGCAAATTACAACATACAAGCAACAACAAAGATATCATCAAGGTGGCTTTCTTCTTAACAGTAATTCCAGTTGATCAGATTCATTTAGTGACACATCTCATAAACAGAAGCAGAAGTTAACAGAACCTAAATACACACCTTACAGGCCGCCAATATGGTTTTTGTCACCAAGATTTGACAACGTCATCATCCAGCCAGAGAATATTTGAAACAACTAAAAATCACATCTTTCTCTGCTGCATAAAATGTCACTATTTACCTGTAGCTCTAGCATGGAAGACGCCAAACTCAGTAAGTGGACAGTCTTTGATGTAAGCATACTTCTTTCTTCTGTATGGAACTGTTCTTGGCTGATTTAGATCTTGCCGGGAGTAATTTCCTGAAAAAGTCATGAACATTTGAGAATGCGAAAGGTGCATGTAGATTGTGCAGAACTCCCAGGAAGGTTAATTAAGTAGATCGTGGTCAGAGTATTTGTGCAAACTACACAAAGAGTTTGTGCCTAAGTTGCATGTAAGTTATGTGAACATTGCACATAACGTAtgcaaatttagggatgacaattgcgAATGGGACTGTAACCTTCAGTTCACATAAAAAAAAACCCATATCACACAGACTGAAAACAGAGATAATTACCTTGTTCGTCAAAGCATTCCTCCAACCACCGTCGACCGAATGTGAAATCTATCCGCTCTCCATGTCTTAACACATAAACATGACGGGGACCATTTTCCTTGTTTGTTGCAACAGCATTAGTTTCACGTGCCTTTGCCTTTGCCGTCTTGTCAACCTAACACCAAAAACAGACAGATAATTTCAGTCTAGTATCTGATTAGATGACATTCACATCAGATATTCTAAGTGTTGTGACCTCAGGTAGTGTTCATCTTTGGGTTAAAAAATTACGTGATTTGAGGAATTGAAACTTTTTCATGCAGAGGCTGCAAAATTTGTTATATAAGTTTTACTTGGATCACTGGCCTGCTGTAAAGTTTAGATACCTACCTTGGCATATATTGGGACGGTTGACTTGAGTAGTTCAGGAGTGTTATTAGTAGTGTGACTGTTGTATATTGTCTCATAAACTGATACCTCATTCTCCATTGGCTCAGGCTCGCTGCAGGCAGCAGCATAACTGAAACACGAGATCGAGCAATTAACAACACAGAAACATTATAATACTGAGGATCTGCATACTTCTTCTAAAAGAGCTACAAGCAAGACACAAGCCTTCAATCTTCTGATCCAGTCACAGATGCCTTAATCAATGATAGAagattttcaaaagtaagtatcACTCACTATGGTCGTTGCACATGTTTTATCCATGTATCCATCTCTGCTGTAGGTTCCGTATAAGCCAAAGGGAACCTGCCCGATATCCCAGTCAGCCAAGACGTCCCCTCACTCCAACCATCTATCTCCTTTGTTTTCTCATTCACAAGGATAAAGTCTCCAGGGAAGAGGTCCAGCTCATCGGGGTAAAATGCGCTGTTTATACCTAGGACCTTTTTAACCTGAAACAGGATAGAGAATGGTACAGCTTAAATGATTGAGATACCAAAGTGCTGCCTTCAGAGAAACTTTGCGGAGTTAATCATTTCAGTGGGTCActttcctgattacagaggtccaCAGTGGAAATTACACGTTTAAATACAAATTAACCTTAAAGTAGTATATAGTACAGTAGTGAATTCACAATTCTTCCAAATGAGGAAAAAAGGTGCTGAAAAGCATCATAGAGATTGCTACAAGCACACCACATACCTCTGTATCCCGACTTCTCGGATCTCTTGAGTACAGTCTGAAATCCCATCCAGTCTGAGCAGTTGTATTGACCCTATGGGCCAAACTCTCCAACATGGCTTTGTGTTTTGGGTAGAACTTATAGGCAAGTGACAAGTGCAGCTGTTTTTTGTAGTTTTCTAGCGTTACGCCTGAAAAAAAATAGGATAAATGCAATTAACGGCAAAGTTGCAAAAACAGTTGAATACCAACATTTAACAACTAGAAGATTTTTGCAAGTGGGACATTTTCAGCCTTCTCATCCACTTAGCATTTATCAGAATCTTAAGTTTtgaaatcagtgtccttattaaagagggtgtcctgcgaaaagaggtgtctgctaagggaggttacacTGTTTAGccattttttctctcaattaCATACCCAGTACCGTGACCTACCTATTGTCTTGGCCTCCTCTGCTAAGTCTGTCACCACTTTCTTCATAAATCGTTCACCCTCCTCTGTTACAAACATTCCGATAAAATTATCTGATGCAAAATATTCTAAGCCAAGTCTATGAGATTCATTGGTGAATCTGTCAATCACCTTTTCGAAGAGCTTCACCATCACGTCAAGTTTTGAGTCCTCTACCtgttaaaataaaaataataacatgCTACAACAATTGTATTTTAAGCTTTAACGCTAAGCCACAGGAAATGTAATTAGGTCACAAACAAGGAAGACTGGATGAATCTGGTATTCTTattatttgaaaaacaaaacatatGATACCGCTGCAATTAATTAGGAGTTGAAAATAAAGACGAAATCTCGCTAAAGACTACAGTCACTCACCTTGAACATAGGACACAATGTTATGTGAGGGAAGTAGTTATGCGCCTTATTCCGCCCACATTTAGCAGCAGAAGTCACCCAGAAATCTTGCAAATCTCGCAACAGATTACCCTTTGGGCACAAGTAGACAAAGTAGTCTCTTGGAGTGTTCATATCAAGGCATGGATCATTTATGTGGGATAACAACCTGAAAGTGATTCAATAATTGTTATCAAAGCACAGAGCATTTATGTAGAAGAACATGAAAAAGATCTGTAGACCTTCAACGCAATTCTAGTGAAATTTACCAAACAATTATTCTGTGGCATGTCCCAGTACACTTGACCAAGTGCCAACACTTGGTCTCTGTCCCAAGCTGAACTTTGTATACTGACATGTCAAGTGCCTGCCGATGAAAAATTATATCAAATTTGTGTTCCTCCTGAGCCACCCTAGGCTGTGGAATAGCAAGAAGCAACTTACCAATCAGTTGCCAGCTGAACCCCATTGTTGCCTGTTGCAGCAAGGGCCTTCTCCCTGAAAAAGTGGAACCAAAGACAATGAATACAATGAAAATTGTTCTGTGTTCATTGAGGTCACTGAAGTCActattcatacatgtcatacctATTGTCAATACATGGATTGTTATGGTCAATTCCATGTATTCATATACTGTCATAACCGAACATGACAGAGAGTGCACGGAACGTTGGCCCGCCGCCCTCTCCTCAGCTCCCTCTCTGCTCCAACTGGGAGACACTCACTGACTTCTCATGGCCCTCCTAGTCCTACCCTTCACCAGCTCCATCCCCAACTGCTCAACATCTCGTCTTTGAGCCTTTCGCCTCTTCCAAAGCTCCTCCTACTAGTACTACTGTGTGCCAGATTCACTTGAGTATACCGGTATAACAGGCCAGCTCAACTGAgtcaacatctacatgtataacatgtataTTGAAGCCAAGACTGCATGCACAGATAAGCCATGTAGGGGACAGAGTTAAAGACAATGTCAAGGAGGATTGGATTTCAACCAAATCAAAGACTAAGTGAAACtgaaagaggaagaggaagagaaaTAGGACATTTTTCACATTTCAATTTGACTTTTCGCACTTCATACACAAAATCGACAATGGTAACCACCATGAACTGTATATTTTTAAAAGCCAGAACATACACTCTTTCTTTAGGAAACCCCATATGCATGAGGGTTTGGAGAGGAGCCGCATCCTGCTTGCAAATACTTGGGAGGCGACTCCTTCCACCTTTTGGAGAGGAAGTTGCCATTTTCACTTTTGGTTGTGATCGTCGTTAAGCTTAACCATTGAATGTAAACTTGGCAAGAAACATTCCGTACAGACCTTTGAAGGAATATGGGGACAAGTTAGAAAATGCAAGCTCCAGTGAACCCACACAACTGTTtaacatgggggagcccccctcaccgtagttcctaaaatcattgatttctctgtcctcacagtatgtcagtgttgatgcagcagttgttttggcaaagacatgttttttcggagtttctgaaacctagagcgctactcaataggcggctaacaagaaagcacgcatttactgttgttggccaacgtatgtgtacactgaacttgggatgtgcgtcggccccgtgttgtaaggccgtccagtgccagttggtgcgtttttcgctgatttgtgcaaaattcaacatatctcaaaagttcaatggttgaccctcgatttttttttatatttgtgtagcgtaagcaactgtctttcatgggagaatggtccttgtaagaattattcaggaagaaatgtataacatttggggtttttcgtgattgtccggcccaattggcaatattgccatttgggatggtgaacagagcttggagcaaatgcgacgcttatgatttttttaaagaaataaaatgcccttTAACAtactgcagaatcaggggaatcgggcgtttccagtgatatacgacacagatgggttgtcctcatgcattcactttggaaacggattttaaaatagatgttacgtcgtgttaatggggcacgtcatcatcgcgtacatttgggaaaaactccctaacgagacctcaggaaaaaaaattcgcgaaCGGGACTTCTCCGTGTGCTTAGAATACGAGAGAGATGAGCGACCAGTGTAAAGGGAacgaaattcaaaatggctgaagctgaacaaaaaatttaaaatcctcatcaaaatcagaaatcatGTCGTTCGACGGCGATGTTTTTCAAATCGCTTTCATGGTCGATTTGCAGTCATATAAGAGGAATAAGGAGAACGAGTTGGCTTGCCAACAAGTTGCCAACCAAATCCGTTTGAGTGCATTGAAACTGCTGACCCATTTCTGTCAAGTATTTTCTCAAACCAAAACAAGTTCCCATAACTTGAGGTGGGGATACACTTTTTACAATTCATGCTCCCTGGCATCGCCAAATGTACGGTCAGACTTTAAAGAATTTAATCTAAAGAACTTTGATGTATTTGAGAGCGATGTAGAAGAAAGACTTGAGAATGAGCGGATGATGGAGGAAGGTTCCATTTCCAAGGGAGTGAGGTGCCGTTCTGAAGCCACGAAATATGGACTGATGGACTTGTCCAATGACTTCCCATGGGGACGCCCAGAAATCATGTCCCCTGTCCGTCCGTCACGTCACAAAAAAGCCCAACCAAAGGCCCAAGGGTGGAAAAACATTTCATTTGTGTTCTCCCATTGCCCGAACACTGAAGAGGACATAGGCAGTTTTATGTATGGTCCAGTTGGAAAACAGTTTGAAGAGGATGTGGCAAATTCAAGTAACATCAAGGCAAAAGACGTATTGAACAGGATCACAACTCCACCATTGCTCCGAGAAATTTGTGATGGGAAGAGAATAAGAATATTCTTGGtagatttgactgaaaaagtGGATGTGACTTGGAATGTGTCGTCGCTAACACAGGTATACACTAGCTACATTACTTAACATTTTGTGATCTTAGGACGCTTTGAAGCAAAAATACTAACCAGATAGTTGGCATAGCCAAAGGTTCGGATCTTTTTGGTCCTTATGCAGATGAACAGATGACCTCACTTTTACTGTTGTTAGTTTTTTTAGACTAAAATTATCCTAACATCATCAGGTACTATGTACTAAATTGACCTTTCTTTCAAATTTGCAGCCACACAGCAGTCCTGGACTCCAGCTATTCAATGACGTCCTGCAAGAATTCTCAGGGAGAGTTATTCCTCTTGGTGCTATACTTCAACTTGGCTCACCGACTCAGTGCCAGATTGTCCCAAATTTGAGAACTGTAGATGATCGAACTTGTGCTGCAAATGAAAAGGTGGCTGTTCCCCATCTTGATGCCTTGGTACCGTTTTCATCAGTTAGCGACCATATGATAGGGAATGCTAATGTAACAACTGCAAACGCTGTCCATGATGGTAAAGCAGGGACTGGGTTGGTCTTCTTAACAGGTTAGTAGTCTTGCTTTTACATTCCTGTACAAGCAGTTTGTGCTGTTTAATAAGTGTCAAGGCCAAGGGAAACAAAATACTAATTGAAAATAATTACAACTGTTTTCAATTAAAAGATGACAGTTATTTTTTTGAAACCCCTAAACCCCAACAAGATAATTTACCACAC
This is a stretch of genomic DNA from Lineus longissimus chromosome 2, tnLinLong1.2, whole genome shotgun sequence. It encodes these proteins:
- the LOC135483241 gene encoding ecdysteroid-phosphate phosphatase-like isoform X1, which translates into the protein MELVKGRTRRAMRSQEKALAATGNNGVQLATDWLLSHINDPCLDMNTPRDYFVYLCPKGNLLRDLQDFWVTSAAKCGRNKAHNYFPHITLCPMFKVEDSKLDVMVKLFEKVIDRFTNESHRLGLEYFASDNFIGMFVTEEGERFMKKVVTDLAEEAKTIGVTLENYKKQLHLSLAYKFYPKHKAMLESLAHRVNTTAQTGWDFRLYSRDPRSRDTEVKKVLGINSAFYPDELDLFPGDFILVNEKTKEIDGWSEGTSWLTGISGRFPLAYTEPTAEMDTWIKHVQRPYYAAACSEPEPMENEVSVYETIYNSHTTNNTPELLKSTVPIYAKVDKTAKAKARETNAVATNKENGPRHVYVLRHGERIDFTFGRRWLEECFDEQGNYSRQDLNQPRTVPYRRKKYAYIKDCPLTEFGVFHARATGEAMKEAGVQIDFAYVSPALRCVQTASACLEGMGLSTSVPLRLDCDVFEWLGWHKQDMPEWFSPEEFKELGYNIDLSYVPQMKTSDLNPEESIEAYYNRNHVFVRKLIENHQAVGNIFIVGHAGTIDTMTRQLTGRTPVLNDKFFQMVQNIPYCSLVHCKESQQGRKWSLVEPPVLPMTSRGNKKFNWRVVLQY
- the LOC135483241 gene encoding ecdysteroid-phosphate phosphatase-like isoform X2 — protein: MHMGFPKERVEKALAATGNNGVQLATDWLLSHINDPCLDMNTPRDYFVYLCPKGNLLRDLQDFWVTSAAKCGRNKAHNYFPHITLCPMFKVEDSKLDVMVKLFEKVIDRFTNESHRLGLEYFASDNFIGMFVTEEGERFMKKVVTDLAEEAKTIGVTLENYKKQLHLSLAYKFYPKHKAMLESLAHRVNTTAQTGWDFRLYSRDPRSRDTEVKKVLGINSAFYPDELDLFPGDFILVNEKTKEIDGWSEGTSWLTGISGRFPLAYTEPTAEMDTWIKHVQRPYYAAACSEPEPMENEVSVYETIYNSHTTNNTPELLKSTVPIYAKVDKTAKAKARETNAVATNKENGPRHVYVLRHGERIDFTFGRRWLEECFDEQGNYSRQDLNQPRTVPYRRKKYAYIKDCPLTEFGVFHARATGEAMKEAGVQIDFAYVSPALRCVQTASACLEGMGLSTSVPLRLDCDVFEWLGWHKQDMPEWFSPEEFKELGYNIDLSYVPQMKTSDLNPEESIEAYYNRNHVFVRKLIENHQAVGNIFIVGHAGTIDTMTRQLTGRTPVLNDKFFQMVQNIPYCSLVHCKESQQGRKWSLVEPPVLPMTSRGNKKFNWRVVLQY